One stretch of Chitinophagales bacterium DNA includes these proteins:
- the pckA gene encoding phosphoenolpyruvate carboxykinase (ATP), translated as MPETAAANYKEGLSKYGFKNLKTVNWNWSQDELIDRTIEKDLGQLTDSNALTIDTGEFTGRAPKDKYIVKDAVTEETVYWGEVNQPFTEQNFEPLLQELLMYFQEKEVYVKDAYACADPKYRLNVRVISELPWAALFTGNLFLRPSQNELESIQPDWLIIHAPFYKTDPKRYGIRSGNFAILNFTRKIILIGGTAYTGEIKKGIFTVLNYILPQDRNVLSMHCSANIGKERDTAIFFGLSGTGKTTLSADPERGLIGDDEHGWSDEGIFNFEGGCYAKCVNLTEEKEPQIYHAIRRGALLENIRFYPGTNRVNYDDISVTENTRVSYPIEFIDNAVKPSVGGHPKNIFFLTCDAFGVLPPISKLTPGQVMYWFLSGYTAKVAGTEAGITEPKIAFSTCFGSPFLPLNPNKYAGMLAERMQKHNANVWLVNTGWTGGPYGIGSRMKLSFTRAMITEALKGDLEKLNYEVHSVFGLAYPTSCPNVPDQILNPRNTWADKNEYDEQTNSLANQFIKNFEKFAATAKPETLAAAPKIMSEATK; from the coding sequence ATGCCGGAAACTGCAGCAGCTAATTATAAAGAAGGTTTATCGAAGTATGGTTTTAAGAATTTAAAAACCGTGAATTGGAACTGGAGCCAGGATGAGCTGATTGACCGGACAATTGAGAAAGACCTCGGGCAATTAACAGACAGCAATGCACTTACCATCGATACAGGAGAATTTACGGGACGGGCTCCGAAAGATAAATATATTGTTAAGGATGCAGTGACAGAGGAAACGGTATACTGGGGAGAAGTGAATCAACCTTTTACTGAACAGAATTTTGAACCACTTCTCCAGGAATTATTAATGTATTTTCAAGAAAAGGAAGTCTATGTTAAAGACGCTTATGCCTGCGCCGATCCCAAGTATCGTCTAAATGTGAGGGTGATATCTGAATTACCATGGGCTGCTTTATTTACAGGAAATCTTTTTTTACGTCCTTCACAAAATGAATTGGAATCCATTCAGCCTGACTGGTTAATTATTCATGCCCCTTTTTATAAGACAGATCCGAAACGTTATGGTATCCGGTCAGGAAATTTTGCGATCCTTAACTTTACCCGGAAAATAATTCTCATTGGCGGCACTGCATATACCGGGGAAATAAAAAAAGGGATTTTTACGGTTTTAAATTACATCCTGCCTCAGGATCGCAATGTCCTGTCAATGCATTGTTCGGCAAACATTGGTAAAGAAAGGGATACTGCCATTTTCTTTGGATTATCAGGAACAGGAAAAACCACTTTAAGTGCAGATCCTGAAAGGGGTTTGATAGGAGATGATGAGCATGGGTGGAGTGATGAGGGTATATTTAATTTTGAAGGCGGATGCTACGCTAAATGTGTAAATCTCACTGAAGAAAAAGAACCGCAGATCTATCATGCAATCCGGCGGGGAGCATTACTGGAGAATATCCGTTTTTATCCCGGTACCAACAGAGTTAATTACGATGATATTTCTGTAACAGAAAATACACGTGTATCCTATCCAATTGAGTTTATTGATAATGCGGTAAAGCCGTCGGTAGGTGGGCATCCTAAAAATATTTTTTTTCTCACCTGTGATGCCTTTGGTGTTTTACCACCTATTTCAAAGCTCACGCCCGGCCAGGTTATGTATTGGTTTTTGAGTGGTTATACTGCAAAGGTTGCCGGTACAGAAGCAGGTATTACAGAACCAAAAATTGCTTTTTCTACGTGTTTTGGGTCTCCATTTTTACCATTAAATCCTAATAAATATGCAGGGATGCTTGCGGAAAGAATGCAAAAGCACAATGCAAATGTATGGCTTGTAAATACCGGCTGGACAGGTGGACCTTACGGCATAGGTTCCAGAATGAAACTGTCTTTCACCAGAGCTATGATTACTGAGGCCCTAAAAGGAGATCTGGAAAAGTTAAATTATGAAGTTCACTCTGTTTTTGGTTTGGCATATCCTACCTCATGTCCTAATGTGCCGGATCAAATCCTGAACCCGCGCAATACGTGGGCAGATAAGAATGAATATGATGAGCAAACAAATTCGCTGGCAAATCAATTTATTAAAAACTTTGAAAAGTTTGCAGCAACAGCAAAGCCTGAAACCCTGGCAGCCGCTCCAAAAATAATGAGCGAAGCAACAAAATAA
- a CDS encoding 16S rRNA (uracil(1498)-N(3))-methyltransferase, translating to MFYAFLKEGHHLYFDKEESFHCIKVLRHQAGDIILATDGKGAKYKAIILQADQNQCILEVTQVVEIEILKKPLVHIAISPTKNIDRLEWFLEKAVEIGVNQITLLTCKRSERKNVKEERFQKIAISAMKQSLRHWLPTLNTLTKCTEFFKIPFSNQNKYICHCQHHTLPLLKNIMQLNQDAIILIGPEGDFSNDEIEDAEKNGYVSVSLGNARLRTETAGIVAVHTFQMLNSFN from the coding sequence TTGTTCTACGCTTTTTTAAAAGAGGGCCATCACCTTTATTTTGATAAGGAAGAATCGTTCCATTGCATAAAAGTATTGCGCCACCAGGCCGGTGATATAATATTAGCTACCGACGGTAAGGGCGCAAAATATAAAGCAATTATTTTGCAGGCGGATCAAAACCAATGTATCCTGGAAGTTACACAGGTTGTAGAAATTGAAATTTTAAAAAAGCCATTGGTACACATTGCAATTTCTCCAACTAAAAACATAGATCGGCTTGAATGGTTTTTAGAAAAAGCCGTTGAGATAGGAGTTAATCAGATTACACTACTAACCTGCAAACGATCAGAGCGAAAAAATGTAAAGGAAGAACGATTTCAGAAAATTGCAATCTCAGCTATGAAGCAATCGTTGCGTCATTGGCTTCCCACTTTAAACACCCTTACGAAGTGTACTGAATTTTTCAAAATTCCATTTTCAAATCAGAATAAATACATCTGTCATTGCCAGCACCATACACTACCGTTGTTAAAAAATATTATGCAGCTTAATCAGGATGCCATTATTTTAATCGGTCCGGAAGGAGATTTTTCTAATGATGAAATTGAGGATGCGGAAAAAAACGGTTATGTCAGTGTAAGTCTGGGAAATGCACGGTTGCGAACAGAAACAGCAGGTATAGTGGCAGTTCACACTTTTCAAATGCTGAACTCGTTTAACTAG
- a CDS encoding DUF4159 domain-containing protein gives MKKFLKNCSIPLLLFIIIPLVSFLFISFSPVPTIKLALMKYSGGGDWYNDVNSLKNLAAFCNKNLGTNFDPDHATVEPGSPDLFNYPFVYMTGHGNVVFTNEDAENLRNYLIGGGFIIVNDDYGMDPYVRPAFKKIFPELDFTEIPFSHPVYHQKYNFPNGLPKIHEHDKKPPQGFGLFYEGRLIVFYDYECDLGDGWDDVHNDPENIRLQALQMGSNVIQYVFSLNEPK, from the coding sequence ATGAAGAAGTTTTTAAAAAATTGCTCAATACCTCTTTTACTTTTTATTATAATACCGCTGGTTTCCTTTCTTTTCATTTCATTTTCACCTGTGCCCACAATAAAGCTAGCCTTGATGAAATACAGTGGAGGAGGTGATTGGTACAATGATGTAAATTCATTAAAGAATCTTGCTGCCTTCTGTAATAAAAATCTCGGTACCAATTTCGATCCGGATCATGCTACTGTAGAACCTGGCAGCCCCGACCTTTTTAATTATCCTTTTGTGTATATGACAGGACACGGAAATGTGGTCTTTACCAATGAAGATGCAGAGAACCTTCGAAATTATTTAATTGGCGGAGGATTTATAATAGTAAATGATGATTACGGAATGGATCCTTATGTAAGACCGGCATTTAAAAAAATTTTTCCCGAGCTGGATTTTACAGAAATCCCTTTTTCTCATCCCGTTTACCATCAGAAATACAATTTTCCAAATGGGTTGCCCAAGATCCATGAACATGATAAAAAACCTCCCCAGGGATTTGGATTATTTTATGAAGGACGTCTGATAGTCTTTTATGATTATGAATGTGATCTCGGCGATGGCTGGGATGATGTGCATAATGATCCTGAAAATATCCGCCTGCAGGCCCTGCAAATGGGTTCTAACGTGATACAATATGTGTTCTCTTTAAATGAGCCAAAGTAA
- a CDS encoding quinone-dependent dihydroorotate dehydrogenase, translating to MYKLVFKPFFFLFPPEEAHYLAINLLEFIIRIPGVKWLMKQSFQSSALSLQRDLIGLHFSNPVGLAAGFDKDARHLEALSLLGFGFIEIGTVTPLPQPGNEPPRSFRLPKDEGLINRMGFNNEGVHVVALRLKKWKSFSKTPLIIGVNIGKNKNTPPENVIRDYEICFHELFDVVDYFTVNVSSPNTLGLRELQEKEPLKKLLTRLQEINNEKQFPKPILLKIAPDLPNSQIDDIIEIILETKIAGIIATNTTISREHLITSQEEIHKIGNGGLSGKPLSKISTHFTRYIAEKAKKRFLIISVGGIHSANDAAMKLEAGADLVQIYTGMIYEGPGLIQKINKSLAKKIT from the coding sequence TTGTATAAGCTTGTTTTTAAGCCATTTTTTTTTCTTTTCCCCCCCGAAGAGGCGCATTATTTAGCTATTAATCTTTTAGAATTTATTATTCGTATTCCTGGTGTAAAATGGCTGATGAAACAAAGCTTTCAGTCTTCCGCCCTTTCCCTGCAAAGAGATCTTATAGGATTACACTTTTCAAATCCTGTTGGGCTGGCCGCAGGTTTTGATAAAGATGCAAGGCACCTGGAAGCATTAAGTCTTTTAGGATTTGGGTTTATTGAGATCGGAACGGTGACTCCACTTCCTCAGCCTGGCAATGAACCCCCGCGCTCTTTTCGGTTGCCTAAGGACGAAGGGCTTATTAATAGGATGGGATTTAATAACGAGGGCGTTCATGTGGTTGCTTTAAGGCTGAAAAAATGGAAGAGTTTTAGTAAAACCCCGTTGATTATAGGCGTGAACATTGGAAAAAATAAAAATACACCGCCTGAAAACGTGATAAGGGATTACGAAATTTGTTTTCATGAATTATTTGATGTGGTTGATTATTTCACCGTGAATGTAAGTTCACCAAATACACTCGGGTTACGGGAATTGCAGGAAAAAGAACCCCTTAAAAAACTTTTAACCCGTTTACAGGAAATAAATAATGAGAAACAATTCCCAAAACCCATTCTGTTAAAAATAGCACCCGATCTTCCCAATAGCCAGATTGATGATATTATAGAAATAATCCTGGAGACTAAAATTGCAGGTATTATTGCAACGAATACTACTATATCGAGAGAACATTTAATTACTTCACAGGAAGAAATACATAAAATTGGAAACGGCGGTTTGAGCGGTAAACCCCTGAGTAAAATATCAACACATTTCACCAGATATATTGCTGAAAAGGCTAAAAAGCGATTCCTGATTATAAGTGTTGGTGGCATCCATTCTGCTAACGATGCAGCAATGAAACTGGAGGCTGGAGCAGATCTGGTTCAAATATATACGGGTATGATATATGAAGGTCCCGGACTGATTCAAAAAATCAATAAATCTTTAGCAAAGAAAATTACCTGA
- a CDS encoding replication-associated recombination protein A, protein MNKEIPLAERMRPKTLDGFIGQQHLLGEGQVLRNLIEKKQIPSMILWGPPGVGKTTLAHIISYELTQLFFTLSAVNSGVKDVREVIELARKSGKAILFIDEIHRFNKGQQDSLLGAVEKGIVTLIGATTENPSFEVISPLLSRCQVYVMEPLEKTDLLHLLNHAIEEDEFLKQKKITIAESEALLRLSGGDARKLLNLFELVSDTVPKKEVIVTDELVTSIAMQKIALYDKSGEQHYDIISAFIKSMRGSDPNAAVYWLARMVEGREDPKFIARRMLILASEDIGNANPTALVLANSCFQAIDVIGYPECTLILSQTAIYLATSPKSNASYEAIQQALSAAKDQGDLPVPLHLRNAPTKLMKQLHYGKDYRYAHSFENNFADLEFLPEKIRGKKFYNPGNNQRENELREFLKRRWKEKYEY, encoded by the coding sequence ATGAATAAGGAAATTCCTTTAGCGGAACGCATGCGGCCTAAAACGCTGGATGGATTTATTGGGCAACAGCATTTATTAGGGGAGGGGCAAGTGTTGCGAAACCTGATTGAAAAAAAGCAAATTCCTTCCATGATTCTCTGGGGCCCGCCCGGAGTAGGGAAAACTACTCTTGCCCATATTATTTCGTATGAATTAACACAACTTTTTTTTACGCTGAGTGCTGTTAATTCTGGTGTAAAAGATGTCCGCGAGGTAATTGAGCTTGCACGGAAATCGGGTAAGGCCATTTTATTTATTGATGAAATTCATCGCTTCAACAAAGGGCAGCAGGACTCTTTATTGGGAGCAGTGGAAAAAGGAATTGTTACCTTAATTGGTGCCACCACAGAAAATCCGTCTTTTGAGGTAATCTCACCTTTGCTTTCCAGATGCCAGGTATATGTAATGGAACCTTTGGAAAAGACTGATCTGCTGCATCTGCTTAACCATGCGATTGAAGAAGATGAATTTTTGAAGCAAAAAAAAATAACGATTGCAGAAAGCGAAGCGCTGCTCCGTTTAAGCGGCGGGGACGCCAGAAAGCTTTTGAATCTTTTTGAACTGGTTTCAGATACAGTTCCTAAAAAAGAAGTTATTGTTACTGATGAATTGGTGACTTCAATTGCCATGCAGAAAATTGCTTTGTACGATAAAAGTGGAGAGCAGCACTACGATATTATTTCGGCCTTCATCAAATCAATGCGTGGAAGTGATCCTAATGCTGCTGTTTACTGGCTGGCAAGAATGGTGGAAGGTAGAGAAGATCCTAAATTTATTGCCAGGAGAATGCTAATTCTTGCATCAGAGGATATTGGAAATGCTAACCCCACCGCTCTCGTTTTAGCAAATAGCTGTTTTCAGGCAATTGATGTAATAGGATATCCTGAGTGTACACTAATCTTATCTCAAACTGCTATTTATCTTGCCACCTCACCAAAAAGTAATGCATCTTATGAAGCCATTCAGCAAGCTCTGTCTGCTGCAAAGGATCAGGGTGATCTTCCGGTTCCCCTGCACCTTAGGAACGCTCCTACAAAATTGATGAAGCAATTACATTACGGTAAGGATTATCGATACGCCCATTCCTTTGAAAATAATTTTGCAGACCTGGAGTTTCTCCCTGAAAAAATAAGGGGTAAGAAATTTTATAATCCAGGGAATAATCAGCGCGAAAACGAGTTACGCGAATTTTTAAAAAGACGCTGGAAAGAAAAATATGAATACTAA
- a CDS encoding DUF2520 domain-containing protein has protein sequence MKKYRIVMLGAGNVGFQLACHLRNNGQHILQVFSRHLSATWNSTLRDIPFTKKISEIEQDGDIYLIAVKDDAIKEIIPKLFLPDKIVAHTSASIPMDILSSVTKNYGVFYPLQTISKNISLDFSAIPICFDAANKPTLEVLKKLAHLLSKTVVEINDDKRLAIHVAAVFANNFSNHLFSIAQEILMKNNLSFDILKPLIRETIRKIETHNPNEVQTGPAARNDEDTINRHLEFLNHDEQLMNLYRLMTTDIQTRND, from the coding sequence ATGAAAAAATACCGTATTGTGATGCTCGGTGCAGGGAATGTAGGGTTTCAGCTTGCGTGCCATCTCAGGAACAATGGGCAGCATATTTTACAGGTTTTCAGCCGTCATCTTTCAGCAACGTGGAATAGTACACTAAGGGATATTCCCTTCACAAAAAAGATTTCGGAAATTGAACAGGACGGAGATATCTATTTGATTGCGGTAAAAGATGATGCAATAAAAGAAATTATACCTAAGTTATTTTTACCTGATAAAATTGTGGCCCATACTTCTGCGAGTATTCCTATGGATATCTTGAGTTCTGTAACCAAAAATTATGGAGTATTTTATCCCCTGCAAACAATATCCAAGAATATATCGCTTGATTTTTCAGCGATTCCCATCTGTTTCGATGCAGCCAATAAACCAACCCTGGAAGTATTAAAAAAGTTAGCACATCTGCTAAGCAAAACAGTTGTTGAAATAAATGATGACAAGAGATTAGCCATTCATGTGGCAGCTGTATTTGCCAATAATTTTTCGAACCATTTATTTTCTATAGCACAAGAAATACTTATGAAAAACAACCTTTCATTTGATATTCTGAAGCCTTTAATTCGGGAAACTATCAGAAAGATTGAAACCCATAACCCAAATGAGGTACAAACCGGACCTGCTGCCCGTAATGATGAGGATACCATTAACAGGCATCTTGAATTTTTAAATCATGATGAGCAATTAATGAATTTATACCGGCTAATGACGACAGATATTCAAACCAGGAATGATTAA
- a CDS encoding HAD hydrolase family protein — MLEEKSDLQVPYFELFRSVAAFILDVDGVLTDGSLLITNSFDQLRTMNIRDGYALQLAVKKGFLVIVITGANSPGVVQRLNGLGILYVLANVQDKKSALLQIINALNIDLSKTMYIGDDIPDLEVMQLCGVTCCPQDAAPEIIAISKYISPYNGGKGCVRDILEKVMKLQDKWI, encoded by the coding sequence ATGTTAGAAGAAAAATCCGATTTACAGGTTCCTTATTTTGAATTATTTCGCTCCGTAGCCGCTTTTATTCTTGACGTAGATGGCGTGCTTACTGATGGTTCTCTGCTTATTACCAACTCCTTCGATCAATTAAGGACAATGAATATCCGCGACGGATATGCCTTGCAGCTTGCCGTTAAAAAAGGATTTCTTGTAATTGTGATCACCGGTGCAAATTCTCCGGGTGTAGTACAAAGATTAAATGGATTGGGTATTTTATATGTGCTGGCAAACGTTCAGGATAAGAAATCTGCATTGCTGCAAATTATCAATGCGTTAAATATTGATCTGTCCAAAACAATGTACATAGGTGATGATATACCGGATCTGGAAGTGATGCAGCTTTGCGGGGTTACATGTTGCCCGCAGGATGCAGCTCCTGAGATTATCGCGATATCAAAATACATATCGCCTTATAATGGTGGAAAGGGTTGTGTGCGGGATATATTAGAGAAAGTAATGAAGCTCCAGGATAAATGGATTTAA
- a CDS encoding geranylgeranylglycerol-phosphate geranylgeranyltransferase — MKKIISFLRLIRYVNLLYIALSQYLVQYTIIVPILAQANAVPTLNPFTFFLFVFSTVLIAAAGYIINDYFDVRIDVINKPERIFIDRTIRRRTAMVLHQLFTGVGVLLSLYAAHRAHNVKLGFIHATIAGLLWFYSTSYKRRMLIGNIMISLLTAMVILIVVLYERQLFYPESPAINAAAYSIFIIIFFYFLFAFLISMIRELVKDMEDVKGDEYYGCRTLPIAIGIKKTKLVVFGIAALILSFLIYLQLRQVRGGDFISVLNIFTTLEVPIGIACYLLYKADSKKQYSLVSSVIKLIMLMGILTMVYFYYLMKK, encoded by the coding sequence ATGAAAAAAATCATATCCTTTTTACGTCTCATCCGGTATGTTAATTTGTTATATATAGCATTAAGCCAATACTTGGTCCAGTATACGATCATTGTTCCGATATTGGCACAGGCAAACGCCGTTCCTACCTTAAACCCTTTTACTTTTTTCCTGTTTGTATTTTCAACAGTGTTGATTGCAGCAGCTGGATATATAATCAATGACTATTTCGATGTCAGGATCGACGTAATAAACAAACCAGAGCGTATATTTATTGACCGGACTATACGAAGAAGAACTGCTATGGTGCTTCATCAGTTATTTACCGGGGTTGGAGTGTTACTTTCCTTATACGCGGCCCATCGCGCCCATAACGTAAAGCTGGGCTTTATTCACGCTACTATTGCAGGATTGCTTTGGTTTTATTCAACAAGCTACAAGCGCAGGATGCTGATAGGTAATATTATGATCTCACTGTTAACGGCTATGGTAATCCTGATAGTTGTCTTATATGAGCGTCAATTATTTTATCCTGAAAGTCCCGCAATTAACGCTGCAGCATATTCCATTTTTATCATCATTTTTTTTTATTTTTTGTTTGCATTTCTTATTTCCATGATCCGGGAACTGGTGAAAGATATGGAAGATGTAAAAGGAGATGAATACTATGGCTGCAGGACATTACCCATAGCTATCGGTATAAAAAAAACTAAGCTGGTTGTTTTTGGCATCGCTGCCCTTATCCTGTCTTTTCTCATATATCTCCAGTTAAGGCAGGTTAGAGGAGGCGACTTTATTTCCGTCCTTAATATTTTTACTACCCTCGAGGTCCCAATTGGAATTGCTTGCTATTTACTTTATAAAGCCGATTCCAAAAAGCAATATTCTTTAGTCAGCAGTGTAATAAAGCTCATAATGTTAATGGGAATTTTAACAATGGTTTATTTTTACTACCTCATGAAAAAATAG
- the mqnB gene encoding futalosine hydrolase, whose translation MKLLIVSSTWQEVKPLELFLLKKDETRLYNEHAIELLITGVGGVTTSYHLGKILPVSNWDLAIQLGICGSFNPNFPIGSPVNIISDCFADLGAQSDEVFLDAFELGLIEKSRFPFEDGWLNNPHTLNCQSVTELQRVKSISVNTVSGNDVSIIKTVGRYHPDVESMEGAAFAFCCLLESIPFLQLRAISNYVEKRDRTKWNIPLAIKNLNDTAIKLLQELLTIGSEP comes from the coding sequence ATGAAGCTGTTAATAGTATCTTCTACCTGGCAGGAAGTAAAGCCACTTGAATTATTTCTTCTGAAAAAGGATGAAACAAGGCTATACAATGAACATGCTATTGAATTACTTATAACAGGCGTTGGCGGAGTGACCACATCTTATCATTTAGGAAAAATACTTCCTGTTAGTAATTGGGACTTAGCCATTCAGCTCGGCATCTGCGGCAGTTTTAATCCTAATTTTCCAATAGGTTCTCCTGTAAATATTATCTCAGATTGCTTTGCAGATCTGGGAGCGCAGTCTGATGAAGTTTTTTTGGATGCATTTGAATTGGGGCTTATAGAAAAAAGCAGATTTCCATTTGAGGATGGTTGGCTTAATAATCCTCATACATTGAATTGCCAATCCGTTACCGAATTACAGCGTGTAAAAAGCATTTCAGTCAATACAGTTTCCGGCAATGACGTTTCCATAATCAAAACTGTAGGACGATATCATCCTGATGTGGAAAGCATGGAGGGAGCAGCTTTTGCATTCTGCTGCCTGTTGGAAAGCATTCCATTCCTGCAATTGCGCGCCATTTCAAATTATGTTGAAAAAAGAGATCGCACAAAATGGAATATTCCATTAGCAATTAAAAATCTGAATGATACGGCAATTAAACTTTTACAAGAATTACTAACGATAGGATCAGAACCCTGA
- a CDS encoding 6-carboxytetrahydropterin synthase, whose translation MVYLTRKEHFNAAHRLFNPAWSDEQNEKIFGKCSNKNFHGHNYNLYITVCGIPNIETGMILNLQDLSKIINRVVIDRLDHKNLNLEVEFLKGIIPSTENLAMAIWDQLQSHLQGCVMYSIKLFETENNYVEYFGN comes from the coding sequence ATGGTCTATCTCACCAGAAAGGAACATTTTAACGCGGCTCACAGACTCTTTAACCCTGCATGGAGTGATGAGCAAAATGAAAAAATATTTGGAAAATGTTCTAATAAAAATTTTCATGGACACAATTATAACCTTTATATAACAGTATGTGGCATTCCAAATATTGAAACAGGAATGATCTTAAACCTCCAGGATTTAAGTAAAATAATTAACAGAGTGGTAATTGATCGCCTTGATCATAAAAACCTCAATCTTGAAGTTGAATTTCTTAAAGGAATAATTCCAAGCACTGAAAACCTGGCCATGGCTATTTGGGACCAACTTCAATCACATTTACAGGGATGTGTCATGTACAGCATTAAGCTGTTTGAGACTGAAAACAATTATGTCGAATATTTTGGGAATTGA
- the folE gene encoding GTP cyclohydrolase I FolE has protein sequence MNSPDINFRSDKKLGKTEKRYTKVEAYDDENLKEITLNYKSLIEAVGEDVEREGLLKTPTRAAKALYFLTQGYEINPEEILRSAMFKEQYSEMVIVKDIEMYSMCEHHLLPFFGRAHIAYIPNGHIVGLSKLGRVVDAFSRRLQVQERLTHEILNCIEKTLQPLGVAVVIEAKHLCMMMRGVQKQNSVATTSAFTGEFENDKTRAEFIRLISADLMS, from the coding sequence ATGAATTCACCTGACATTAATTTCCGTTCTGATAAAAAATTGGGAAAAACCGAAAAGCGTTATACAAAAGTGGAAGCTTATGATGATGAAAATTTAAAAGAGATAACGCTTAATTATAAAAGTCTTATAGAAGCAGTGGGTGAGGATGTAGAACGTGAAGGTCTTCTTAAGACTCCAACGCGGGCAGCCAAAGCATTATATTTTTTAACACAGGGCTACGAAATTAATCCTGAGGAAATATTGCGTTCCGCCATGTTTAAAGAGCAATACAGTGAAATGGTGATTGTAAAGGATATTGAAATGTATTCAATGTGCGAACATCATCTTTTACCCTTTTTTGGCAGGGCACACATTGCATACATTCCTAATGGACATATAGTAGGGCTAAGCAAATTAGGACGTGTGGTGGATGCATTCTCAAGGCGTTTGCAGGTTCAGGAACGCCTGACACATGAGATTCTTAATTGCATTGAGAAGACTTTGCAACCTTTAGGAGTTGCAGTAGTAATAGAAGCAAAGCACTTGTGCATGATGATGCGGGGTGTTCAAAAACAAAATTCTGTAGCTACTACATCAGCATTCACAGGCGAGTTTGAAAACGACAAAACAAGGGCAGAATTTATCCGGCTTATTTCAGCAGATCTGATGTCATGA
- a CDS encoding type B 50S ribosomal protein L31: MKKGIHPENYRFVVFKDMSNGQSFISRSTVPSRETVTWEDGKDYPLIKLEISNTSHPYYTGKMKFIDSAGRIDKFKKKYAKKDS; this comes from the coding sequence ATGAAAAAAGGAATTCATCCGGAAAATTACCGGTTCGTAGTTTTCAAAGATATGTCTAACGGTCAATCATTTATTTCCCGTTCAACCGTACCAAGCAGGGAAACCGTTACCTGGGAAGATGGAAAAGATTATCCGTTGATAAAGCTGGAAATATCCAACACATCTCATCCTTATTATACGGGCAAAATGAAATTTATTGATTCGGCAGGCCGTATAGACAAGTTTAAGAAGAAATACGCCAAAAAGGATTCTTAA